In one Solanum lycopersicum chromosome 11, SLM_r2.1 genomic region, the following are encoded:
- the LOC138339223 gene encoding uncharacterized protein yields MISKCYLYHLVQVKDSSLETPSLESVPVVCEFPGVFPKDLPRVSPEREIDFGIDLLLDTQPISIPPYRMAPADLKELKELLKDLLDKGFIRPSISPWGAPILFAEKKNGSLRMCIYY; encoded by the coding sequence atgatatctaagtgTTATCTTTATCATCTAGTTCAGGTTAAGGACTCAAGCCTTGAAACCCcatctcttgagtcagttccagtagtctgtgaatttcctggagtatttccaaaagatcttcccAGGGTTtctcccgaaagggaaattgactttggaattgatctccttctagatacacaacctatttctattcctccttacagaatggctccagcagatcttaaggaattgaaagagctgTTGAAAGACCttttagataagggtttcatcagacctagtatttcaccatggggtgcaccaatATTGTTCGCAGAGAAGAAAAATGGTTCTCTAAGAATGTGCATTTActattga